From a single Pasteurella atlantica genomic region:
- the infB gene encoding translation initiation factor IF-2 translates to MTEEKKAPKKLSLQRRTKTTVSATTTGGKAKKVQVEVRKSRKIDVEAVKAAKQKELEEAKAKEQAEKEAKLKAEKEAKLKAEEKAKAKKEKADKEAKVNADATPKKTKKSVKAEDKKTTKSKEEEEFRRKQEELALKKAEEAAKKAAEEARRLAEMTQDEVKTEKIEEFEDARFTSDYAREAEFDSERKSESKGRKKTKKVINEDSKKNEREENRRNQSRGQKGNLKLGKGKRNVKKGNSSIQQSFTKPAAPVTRDVVIGETVTVAELANKMAIKATEVIKTMMKMGAMATINQVIDQETAQLVAEEMGHKVVLRKENELEEALMSDRDLNLEKVNRAPVVTIMGHVDHGKTSLLDYIRKAKVADGEAGGITQHIGAYHVETDDGKMVTFLDTPGHAAFTSMRARGAKSTDIVILVVAADDGVMPQTIEAIQHARAAEVPLVVAVNKVDKPEANPDRVEQELLQYEVVSEKFGGDIQFVHVSAKQGTGVDALLDAILLQSEVLELTAVKEGMASGVVIESYLDKGRGPVATILVQSGTLNKGDIILCGFEYGRVRAMRDENGKTIESAGPSIPVEVLGLSGVPAAGDEATVVRDEKKAREVALYRQGKFRDVKLARQQKAKLENMFTNMTEGDVAELNVIVKADVQGSVEAISQALVELSTEEVKVKVVGSGVGGITETDATLAAASNAIILGFNVRADASARRVIETENLDLRYYSIIYELLNEIKAAMSGMLAPEFKQEIIGLAEVRDVFRHPKFGAIAGCMVTEGIVKRNNPIRVLRDNIVIFEGELDSLRRFKDDVAEVRSNMECGMGVKNYNDVKVGDQIEVFEIIEIQRSI, encoded by the coding sequence ATGACAGAAGAAAAAAAAGCACCTAAAAAATTAAGTTTACAACGTCGTACTAAAACGACAGTAAGTGCGACAACTACGGGTGGAAAAGCCAAAAAAGTTCAAGTTGAAGTACGTAAATCTCGTAAAATTGATGTAGAAGCAGTTAAAGCTGCAAAACAGAAAGAGTTAGAAGAAGCAAAAGCTAAAGAACAAGCAGAAAAAGAAGCAAAATTAAAAGCCGAAAAAGAAGCAAAATTGAAAGCGGAAGAAAAAGCTAAAGCGAAGAAAGAAAAAGCAGATAAAGAAGCAAAAGTAAACGCAGACGCTACGCCTAAAAAGACTAAAAAATCGGTAAAAGCAGAGGATAAAAAAACGACAAAATCAAAAGAAGAAGAGGAATTTCGTCGTAAACAAGAAGAACTTGCTCTTAAAAAAGCAGAAGAAGCTGCAAAAAAAGCAGCGGAGGAAGCTCGTCGTTTAGCCGAAATGACTCAAGATGAAGTCAAAACAGAAAAAATAGAAGAATTTGAAGATGCTCGTTTTACTTCAGATTATGCTCGTGAAGCTGAATTTGATTCAGAGCGTAAAAGTGAAAGTAAAGGGCGTAAAAAAACGAAGAAAGTCATTAATGAAGATTCTAAAAAGAATGAACGAGAAGAAAATCGCCGTAATCAAAGTCGTGGTCAAAAAGGTAATTTAAAACTGGGTAAAGGTAAGCGTAATGTGAAAAAAGGCAATTCGTCTATTCAACAAAGCTTTACTAAACCTGCAGCACCGGTTACTCGTGATGTGGTTATTGGCGAAACCGTCACTGTTGCAGAGCTTGCAAATAAAATGGCAATCAAAGCAACCGAAGTCATTAAAACGATGATGAAAATGGGGGCAATGGCGACCATTAACCAAGTGATTGACCAAGAAACGGCACAACTTGTTGCAGAAGAAATGGGTCACAAAGTTGTACTTCGTAAAGAGAACGAACTTGAAGAAGCGTTAATGAGTGATCGTGATTTAAATCTTGAAAAAGTAAATCGAGCACCAGTAGTAACCATTATGGGACACGTAGATCACGGTAAAACTTCATTACTTGATTATATTCGTAAAGCAAAAGTTGCTGATGGCGAAGCTGGCGGTATTACACAGCATATCGGTGCTTATCACGTTGAAACTGATGACGGTAAAATGGTTACTTTCTTGGATACACCGGGACACGCCGCCTTTACTTCAATGCGTGCACGTGGCGCTAAATCAACGGATATCGTTATCCTTGTTGTTGCTGCAGATGATGGTGTAATGCCACAAACAATTGAGGCAATTCAGCACGCAAGAGCGGCAGAAGTTCCTTTAGTTGTTGCAGTAAACAAAGTAGATAAACCAGAAGCAAATCCTGATCGTGTTGAGCAAGAATTATTACAATATGAAGTGGTTTCTGAAAAATTTGGTGGTGATATTCAGTTTGTACACGTATCAGCAAAACAAGGTACGGGCGTTGACGCATTATTAGATGCTATTTTATTACAATCAGAAGTACTTGAATTAACGGCAGTTAAAGAAGGTATGGCAAGCGGAGTGGTCATTGAATCTTACTTAGATAAAGGTCGTGGTCCAGTAGCAACAATCCTTGTTCAATCAGGTACTTTAAACAAAGGTGATATCATACTTTGTGGCTTTGAATACGGTCGTGTGCGTGCAATGCGTGATGAAAATGGTAAAACCATTGAATCTGCAGGTCCTTCAATCCCAGTTGAGGTATTAGGTCTTTCTGGCGTGCCAGCAGCAGGGGATGAAGCAACCGTTGTACGTGATGAGAAAAAAGCACGTGAAGTGGCTTTATATCGTCAAGGTAAATTCCGTGATGTGAAACTTGCTCGTCAGCAAAAAGCAAAACTTGAAAATATGTTTACGAATATGACCGAAGGCGATGTAGCGGAGTTAAACGTTATTGTTAAAGCCGATGTTCAAGGTTCAGTTGAAGCCATTAGTCAAGCATTAGTTGAACTTTCAACGGAAGAAGTGAAAGTAAAAGTTGTTGGTTCTGGTGTTGGTGGTATCACAGAAACAGACGCAACCCTTGCCGCGGCATCAAATGCAATTATCTTAGGATTTAACGTACGTGCTGATGCATCTGCTCGTCGTGTAATTGAAACCGAAAACTTAGATTTACGTTATTATTCAATCATTTATGAATTATTAAATGAAATTAAAGCGGCGATGAGCGGTATGCTTGCACCTGAGTTTAAACAAGAAATTATCGGTTTAGCTGAAGTGCGTGATGTATTCCGTCACCCTAAATTTGGTGCGATCGCAGGTTGTATGGTAACCGAAGGTATTGTAAAACGTAACAATCCAATTCGTGTATTACGTGATAATATTGTTATCTTTGAAGGTGAATTAGATTCATTACGTCGTTTTAAAGATGATGTTGCAGAAGTTCGTAGTAATATGGAATGTGGTATGGGCGTGAAAAACTACAATGATGTTAAAGTTGGCGACCAAATCGAAGTCTTTGAAATTATTGAAATTCAACGTTCAATCTAA
- the rbfA gene encoding 30S ribosome-binding factor RbfA encodes MAKEFTRSDRVAQELQKEVAIILQREVKDPRVGMVTVSDVEISRDLAYAKIFVTFLFDEDDSVVERGLEGLNQASGYIRNLVAKAMRLRIVPELRFFYDQSLVEGMRMSNLVSDVIRKDKQKSTTEE; translated from the coding sequence ATGGCGAAAGAGTTTACACGATCAGACCGAGTTGCACAGGAATTACAAAAAGAAGTGGCAATTATTTTACAACGAGAAGTGAAAGATCCTCGAGTTGGAATGGTAACTGTTTCAGATGTTGAAATTAGTCGAGATCTTGCTTATGCAAAAATATTTGTTACTTTCTTATTTGATGAAGATGATAGTGTAGTTGAGCGTGGCTTAGAAGGTTTAAATCAAGCATCAGGCTATATTCGTAATCTCGTTGCGAAAGCAATGCGTTTACGTATTGTTCCAGAGCTTCGTTTCTTCTATGATCAATCGTTGGTTGAAGGTATGCGTATGTCTAACCTTGTGAGTGATGTTATTCGTAAAGATAAGCAAAAAAGCACAACAGAGGAATAA